A window of Pelomonas sp. SE-A7 genomic DNA:
CATCCAGCTGAGCGGGCCGCCACGCGAAGCCGGCAGGATGTGGTCGACCGTGAGGTCTCGCATATCGCGCGGCTCGCCGCAGTAGGCGCAGGTCTGGCGGTCGCGCCGGATCAACTTGAGTTTGCTGAAGCTGGGCGACACGTCGAACAGGTTCAGACGCGAGTTGCCACTGAGAGCCAGGATGGCGGGCACCTCCAGGATCGACTGATGGCCGGTGCGGACGTTCATCCCGCCACGCAGCACGGCCAGCGGCGTGTCACCGAGCGACCAGGCGATGGAGCGGGTGGCCACGTGGATGGCCGCCTGCTCGATCGAGATCCAGGCCTGAGGCTGGCCGGTGATGTCCAGCTGCAATACGTCGTGCATGGCGTCCTCCCTTCTGTGACTGCGCACGAATCAATGTCTCTGGCAGGGGCGGCAGGGTTCGAACCTGCAAGCTGCGACTTCAAAGGCCGCTGCTCTTCCAGTTGAGCTACGCCCCAGCTGATGGCTTGTCGGGCAGCAGAGCTGCTCAACGCTGATAGTGATGACGGTTCTCGATCCCGCGACCTCCGGTTCGACAGACCGGCGCTCTTCCAACTGAGCTATGGCGACATGTTTCTCTTCTGGTCCGTGCGGCAGGACTTGAACCTGCAACCGCCTGCTCCCAAAGCAGATGCGCTACCAGTTGCGCTACACACGGGTCCTGCTCGCT
This region includes:
- a CDS encoding HNH endonuclease; amino-acid sequence: MHDVLQLDITGQPQAWISIEQAAIHVATRSIAWSLGDTPLAVLRGGMNVRTGHQSILEVPAILALSGNSRLNLFDVSPSFSKLKLIRRDRQTCAYCGEPRDMRDLTVDHILPASRGGPLSWMNTVAACRACNARKADRTPEEARMPLLFTPYVPSRFEDFLLKGRRIRADVHEWLAARLPKDSRLN